In Candidatus Binatia bacterium, one DNA window encodes the following:
- a CDS encoding glycosyltransferase family 2 protein, which produces MGEAQPKQQARPIPLPGTISDDTDVAASTDISLVIPLHNERPSLKLLVDECRAVLQDPTRDWSALGIEPGTEAPRWEIILVDDGSTDGSFSVLRELAEQDPQIRAIRLRRNLGKAAALQIGFAHANGDVVVSLDADLQDDPNEIPRLLAELAKGYDLVSGWKRKRHDSLARVIASRLFNAAVRRVSGVELHDLNSGFKAYRRWVTQDIQIYGELHRFIPVIAAWKGYAVSEVEVAHRPRRFGRSRYGWGRAFRGMMDLVTVMFLTRFDARPAHFFSLPGAFLMSVGLAVLTYIAYLRFTYGEILGRHPLLAFGVLAVLAGLQLFTSGLLGEMLAAHVERDDDARIRERVN; this is translated from the coding sequence ATGGGCGAGGCTCAGCCCAAGCAGCAAGCGCGACCGATTCCGCTTCCCGGCACGATCTCCGACGACACCGACGTCGCGGCCTCGACCGACATCTCGCTCGTCATCCCGCTGCACAACGAGCGTCCGAGCCTCAAGCTGCTCGTCGACGAGTGCCGCGCGGTGCTGCAGGACCCGACGCGCGACTGGTCCGCGCTCGGCATCGAGCCCGGCACCGAAGCGCCGCGCTGGGAGATCATCCTGGTCGACGACGGCTCGACCGACGGCTCGTTCTCGGTGCTGCGCGAGCTCGCGGAGCAGGATCCGCAGATTCGCGCGATCCGTCTGCGACGCAACCTCGGCAAGGCGGCCGCGCTGCAGATCGGCTTCGCGCACGCGAACGGCGACGTCGTGGTGTCGCTCGACGCCGACCTGCAGGACGATCCGAACGAGATCCCGCGTCTGCTCGCCGAGCTCGCCAAGGGCTACGACCTGGTCAGCGGCTGGAAGCGCAAGCGTCACGATTCGCTCGCGCGCGTGATTGCGTCGCGGCTGTTCAACGCCGCCGTGCGCCGCGTGTCGGGCGTCGAGCTGCACGACCTGAACAGCGGCTTCAAGGCGTACCGCCGCTGGGTGACGCAGGACATCCAGATCTACGGCGAGCTGCACCGCTTCATCCCGGTGATCGCGGCCTGGAAGGGCTACGCAGTCAGCGAGGTCGAGGTCGCGCACCGTCCACGTCGCTTCGGACGCTCGCGCTACGGCTGGGGACGCGCTTTCCGCGGCATGATGGACCTGGTGACGGTCATGTTCTTGACGCGCTTCGATGCGCGTCCGGCGCACTTCTTCAGCCTGCCCGGCGCGTTCCTGATGAGCGTCGGCCTCGCGGTGCTGACCTACATCGCGTACCTGCGCTTCACCTACGGCGAGATCCTCGGACGGCATCCGCTGCTCGCCTTCGGCGTGCTCGCGGTGCTCGCCGGATTGCAGCTCTTCACCAGCGGTCTGCTCGGCGAGATGCTCGCGGCGCACGTCGAGCGTGACGACGATGCGCGCATCCGCGAGCGCGTGAACTGA
- a CDS encoding glycosyltransferase family 39 protein gives MLAVSHPPPRSSSLYLVALLAILLAGLAVRLAHLDAPLLEGAAAKQTHTAMVARNFHRDRAVWLRPTVDDIGRPGYFLKEVPLFPAVVALIYDLRGGVDERVGRLLSIAAWLLGAPLFAALLRGALSDGERLVASAWYLAAPLAIVYSRAFMSDAALITASLATLWALARWRAEPGLGRAAGVAACAGLALALKPHAVFWLGPAGLVLVATGSTPERPSSRARNTLLLCLLVGIAPAFAWYVHAAAVHRTYPAAGAMVAEGWIDPRLLLESRLYAEIARQTVEMVLTPLGAAVALAGVLLVRRPWTLIERALLAWGAGVLVQCLVFATRMFDERARGTEYYQLALVPVAAWLIARGFGAVVQRLASASAALRASVVAVLLVALAAGSFVITRRAIAAPPEYASLVERCERIRALTAPHEDIFVLSDRGGTVLYYCDRRGTALTLGSAVNPALAGEEARASTDELARALSSARYLYVPFPELLDGDSPFVAHLERDWRRVPGAGELWLFERDGGTNRRASAGS, from the coding sequence ATGTTGGCCGTATCGCACCCACCGCCGCGTTCCTCCTCGCTCTATCTCGTCGCCCTGCTCGCCATCCTGCTCGCCGGCCTCGCGGTTCGCCTCGCCCACCTCGATGCACCGCTGCTCGAAGGGGCCGCCGCGAAACAGACCCACACCGCCATGGTCGCGCGCAACTTCCACCGCGATCGCGCCGTCTGGCTGCGCCCGACGGTGGATGACATCGGAAGACCGGGCTACTTCCTGAAGGAGGTGCCGCTGTTTCCGGCCGTCGTGGCGCTGATCTACGACCTGCGCGGCGGCGTCGACGAGCGCGTCGGCCGGCTGCTCTCGATCGCGGCCTGGCTGCTCGGCGCGCCGCTCTTCGCGGCGCTGCTGCGCGGAGCGCTCAGCGACGGCGAGCGGCTCGTCGCGAGCGCCTGGTACCTCGCAGCCCCGCTCGCGATCGTCTACTCGCGCGCCTTCATGAGCGACGCCGCGCTGATCACCGCGTCGCTCGCGACCCTGTGGGCGCTCGCGCGCTGGCGGGCAGAACCGGGCCTCGGGCGCGCAGCCGGCGTCGCTGCGTGCGCCGGGCTCGCGCTGGCGCTCAAGCCGCACGCGGTCTTCTGGCTCGGGCCCGCGGGCCTCGTGCTCGTCGCGACCGGCTCGACGCCGGAGCGGCCCTCGTCGCGGGCCCGGAACACGCTGCTCCTCTGCCTCTTGGTCGGAATCGCGCCGGCGTTCGCGTGGTACGTGCACGCGGCCGCCGTGCACCGGACGTATCCCGCCGCGGGCGCGATGGTCGCCGAAGGCTGGATCGATCCACGCCTGCTGCTCGAGTCTCGGCTCTACGCCGAGATCGCGCGGCAGACGGTCGAGATGGTGCTGACGCCGCTCGGCGCGGCGGTCGCGCTGGCGGGCGTGCTGCTCGTGCGCCGCCCCTGGACGCTGATCGAGCGCGCGCTGCTCGCCTGGGGCGCGGGCGTCCTCGTGCAGTGCCTGGTGTTCGCGACGCGCATGTTCGACGAGCGCGCGCGCGGCACGGAGTACTATCAGCTCGCGCTCGTCCCGGTCGCAGCGTGGCTGATCGCGCGCGGCTTCGGCGCGGTCGTCCAGCGGCTCGCCTCCGCTTCGGCGGCGCTGCGCGCGAGCGTCGTCGCCGTGCTGCTCGTCGCCCTCGCCGCGGGCTCGTTCGTCATCACGCGACGCGCGATCGCCGCGCCGCCCGAGTACGCCTCGCTGGTCGAGCGCTGCGAGCGCATCCGCGCCCTGACCGCGCCGCACGAGGACATCTTCGTGCTCTCCGACCGCGGCGGGACGGTTCTCTATTATTGTGATCGACGCGGCACGGCGCTCACGCTCGGCAGCGCCGTCAATCCGGCGCTCGCCGGCGAGGAGGCACGCGCGAGCACCGACGAGCTCGCCCGAGCTCTGAGCTCGGCGCGCTACCTCTACGTGCCCTTCCCCGAGCTGCTGGACGGCGACTCGCCGTTCGTCGCCCACCTCGAGCGCGACTGGCGGCGCGTCCCCGGCGCCGGCGAGCTGTGGCTCTTCGAGCGCGACGGCGGCACGAATCGCCGCGCAAGCGCCGGCTCGTGA
- a CDS encoding glycosyltransferase, producing MSASLAPRGAAESIPLRKRLSHRLKASLFRSERLDAWIDRHAGFFDGSATRSALLQRASLRLMPERASRHSALAAAADSPATRGTMMILTLVPPEDGGGGSRPAQLAAELRRRGFAIDWRYALPIFPWPRRTRPRIDGVSVRWLGERGGAAAREPRDLRLVLLEAPHPALCREASRVDPSLLVYDAIDVWDGELGRGWYDASAERWTLERARHLIASARTLADDLAARAGRSVHLLPNAVDRGTFDPAVARPTPPDVRRGTPTVVFVGALWGEWVDLELVARLASELPEATIHLVGPAGTRALPQAPNVFALGLKAQRDVPAYLQAADVAIVPFRPGRLTDAVSPLKSFEYLAMHKPVVSTRLPELADVPGVTLADDAASFVSAVRRAAAEPVDVAAVEAFLARHTWAVRVDELLALAG from the coding sequence GTGAGCGCTTCGCTCGCGCCCCGCGGCGCGGCCGAGTCGATCCCGCTGCGCAAGCGGCTGTCCCACCGGCTCAAGGCGTCGCTCTTTCGCAGCGAGCGGCTCGACGCCTGGATCGATCGCCACGCCGGGTTCTTCGACGGCAGCGCGACGCGAAGCGCGCTCCTGCAGCGCGCCTCGCTGCGTCTGATGCCGGAGCGCGCGTCGCGCCACTCGGCGCTCGCGGCCGCCGCCGACTCGCCGGCGACCCGCGGCACGATGATGATCTTGACGCTGGTGCCGCCCGAAGACGGCGGCGGCGGCAGCCGGCCCGCGCAGCTCGCGGCGGAGCTCCGACGGCGCGGCTTCGCGATCGACTGGCGCTACGCGCTGCCGATCTTTCCCTGGCCGCGCCGCACGCGGCCGAGGATCGACGGCGTCTCGGTGCGCTGGCTCGGCGAGCGCGGCGGCGCGGCAGCGCGGGAACCGCGCGACCTGCGCCTCGTCCTGCTCGAGGCGCCACACCCGGCGCTCTGCCGCGAGGCGAGCCGCGTCGATCCCTCGCTTCTCGTCTACGACGCGATCGACGTCTGGGACGGCGAGCTCGGCCGTGGCTGGTACGACGCGTCGGCGGAGCGCTGGACGCTCGAGCGGGCGCGGCACCTGATCGCGAGCGCGCGCACGCTCGCCGACGACCTGGCGGCGCGCGCGGGCCGCTCCGTGCACCTGCTGCCGAACGCCGTCGACCGCGGCACGTTCGACCCCGCCGTCGCACGCCCGACGCCGCCCGACGTGCGTCGTGGCACGCCGACCGTCGTCTTCGTCGGCGCGCTCTGGGGCGAGTGGGTCGACCTCGAGCTGGTGGCGCGGCTCGCGTCCGAGCTTCCCGAAGCGACGATCCACCTGGTCGGCCCGGCGGGCACCCGCGCGCTGCCGCAGGCGCCCAACGTCTTCGCGCTCGGGCTCAAAGCGCAGCGCGACGTGCCCGCGTACCTGCAGGCGGCGGACGTCGCCATCGTTCCCTTTCGCCCGGGCCGGCTGACCGACGCGGTGAGCCCGCTCAAGAGCTTCGAGTACCTCGCCATGCACAAGCCGGTCGTCTCGACGCGTCTGCCGGAGCTCGCGGACGTGCCCGGGGTCACGCTCGCCGACGACGCCGCGAGCTTCGTCAGCGCGGTGCGGCGCGCCGCCGCGGAGCCGGTCGACGTCGCGGCGGTCGAGGCGTTCCTCGCGCGCCACACCTGGGCCGTGCGGGTCGACGAGCTGCTCGCGCTCGCCGGGTGA
- the gspE gene encoding type II secretion system ATPase GspE produces the protein MDLQIKSLEDLLVERGRVSPEDLRKIRKLQQERGERIERLLLDLGFISEDDLLPVFSEYLGVPLVSRKDLPSSAISIPGLNVKFLRHARVLPVAMSDGVITMAMADPGDRDALQGLEVATGCRVKPVLAKEKDILEALEECYGDHGEGQGDGANGDGLVEYLSEDEEDVDHLRDLASEAPVIRFVNVLINRAVESRASDIHIEPFENELKVRYRIDGVLHDVDAPQRRLQAAIVSRIKIMAKLNIAERRLPQDGRIKLRMMGKEIDLRVSTLPTLYGESVVLRILDRGSIVLDLEKLGFPPDSLAQWESLIVKPYGMILVTGPTGSGKTTTLYGSLHKINSPDKKIITIEDPVEYQLNGVNQIHVKPQIGLTFANGLRSIVRQDPDVIMVGEIRDAETAEIAIQAALTGHLVFSTLHTNDAAGAVSRLLEMGVEDYLLASSLLGVLAQRLVRRICPDCKRPVEGMLGDHADFRSIVGDGNGNGGISHDVANIQLYEGAGCESCSYTGYRGRAGIYELLIVGDVVRKSILEHASADIIRNRAIELGMRTLREDGLRTMREGTTTLSEIIRVTRD, from the coding sequence GTGGATCTGCAGATTAAGTCGCTCGAGGACCTCCTCGTAGAGCGGGGGCGGGTCAGCCCCGAGGACCTGCGGAAGATCCGCAAGCTGCAGCAGGAGCGTGGCGAGCGCATCGAGCGCCTGCTGCTCGACCTCGGCTTCATCTCCGAGGACGACCTGCTGCCGGTCTTCAGCGAGTACCTCGGGGTACCGCTGGTGTCGCGCAAGGATCTTCCGTCGTCGGCGATCTCGATCCCGGGGCTCAACGTCAAGTTCCTGCGCCACGCCCGCGTGCTGCCGGTCGCGATGAGCGACGGCGTGATCACCATGGCGATGGCCGACCCCGGCGACCGCGACGCGCTACAGGGTCTCGAGGTCGCGACCGGCTGCCGCGTCAAGCCGGTGCTCGCCAAGGAGAAGGACATCCTCGAGGCGCTCGAGGAGTGCTACGGCGACCACGGCGAAGGGCAGGGCGACGGCGCCAATGGTGACGGTCTCGTCGAGTACCTCTCCGAGGACGAGGAGGACGTCGACCACCTGCGCGACCTCGCGAGCGAGGCGCCGGTCATCCGCTTCGTCAACGTGCTGATCAACCGTGCCGTCGAGAGCCGCGCCTCCGACATCCACATCGAGCCGTTCGAGAACGAGCTCAAGGTCCGCTACCGCATCGACGGCGTGCTGCACGACGTCGACGCTCCGCAGCGCCGGCTGCAGGCGGCGATCGTCTCGCGCATCAAGATCATGGCGAAGCTCAACATCGCCGAGCGTCGCCTGCCGCAGGACGGCCGCATCAAGCTGCGCATGATGGGCAAGGAGATCGACCTCCGCGTGTCGACCCTGCCGACGCTCTACGGCGAGAGCGTCGTGCTCCGTATCCTCGACCGCGGCTCGATCGTCCTCGACCTCGAGAAGCTCGGCTTCCCGCCGGACTCGCTCGCGCAGTGGGAGAGCCTGATCGTCAAGCCGTACGGGATGATCCTGGTCACCGGTCCGACCGGCTCCGGCAAGACCACGACGCTCTACGGCTCGCTGCACAAGATCAACTCGCCGGACAAGAAGATCATCACCATCGAGGATCCGGTCGAGTACCAGCTCAACGGCGTCAATCAGATCCACGTCAAGCCGCAGATCGGCCTGACGTTCGCGAACGGGCTGCGCTCGATCGTCCGTCAGGACCCCGACGTCATCATGGTCGGTGAGATCCGTGACGCCGAGACCGCGGAGATCGCGATCCAGGCGGCGCTCACCGGTCACCTGGTGTTCTCGACGCTGCACACCAACGACGCGGCCGGCGCCGTGAGCCGTCTGCTCGAGATGGGCGTCGAGGACTACCTGCTCGCGTCGTCGCTGCTCGGCGTGCTCGCGCAGCGCCTCGTGCGACGCATCTGCCCGGACTGCAAGCGGCCCGTCGAGGGCATGCTCGGCGACCACGCCGACTTCCGCTCGATCGTCGGCGACGGCAACGGCAACGGCGGCATCTCGCACGACGTCGCGAACATCCAGCTCTACGAAGGCGCGGGCTGCGAGTCGTGCTCGTACACCGGCTACCGCGGACGAGCGGGCATCTACGAGCTGCTGATCGTCGGCGACGTGGTCCGCAAGTCGATCCTCGAGCACGCGTCGGCGGACATCATCCGCAACCGCGCGATCGAACTCGGCATGCGGACGCTGCGTGAGGACGGCCTGCGCACGATGCGCGAGGGCACGACGACGCTGTCGGAGATCATCCGGGTGACCCGCGACTGA